The following proteins come from a genomic window of Rutidosis leptorrhynchoides isolate AG116_Rl617_1_P2 chromosome 10, CSIRO_AGI_Rlap_v1, whole genome shotgun sequence:
- the LOC139871979 gene encoding uncharacterized protein isoform X2, which produces MGTEVHCKSSFEGCHSMRDVNEDSNSSSWSVFYGDKPLTPNVGHYYNGFIPRTVSDAYPGCDKEALKQKMLEHEATFKEQVFELHRLYRRQRDMMEEVKRNGYHKHRISIDTSSSSSLLPSQKPYEDGHKWQIPSFPLTNSSSVRPSIFGVEINTNSPLSCSKGNDNSNNYSSKDFEIMDCSRPSKVRKKLFDLELPPDENIDHEEQVEIQYKQASAESSYKDTSPGQCIRGSNGLADLNEPVNVEEAMAHGLVDGIGPSVKPCGSPFLGSVHNLSQSGRPSGAFNHLAINGKSNGRNWLSNVREQANNRSNANFTPGTYPEIQPRLQDHSRFNHTSLPFLTSRTPTSYQYTDVGNSWGKSNGCLTQTLTSFKKQPSSQQSHPVFGDKLRTNGFSTPNGIYRGSSSGLKDPYVRLPSGGNDNLHCSNFDDRSKKFFKGSNFIDLTDSTKGIDLNTDSYSAKKCDQTVPSWLQAKPAICKNDTLGNNTKISVFGSTCVAKNDSSSLASTSASLRCLESGKIKTEMEHKGFDINVAYVEACNVEKKTDTEIEKIKNHFDLNSCLTDEDDIQLPESVKGSSENTKKKNIDINLIAEEEEAVDEVIKTDDFDDELIAKVAAEAIVAMTGMSSQQDQAGSTSDVAVHSDDVGKNRLLLLVEATENARLRSTTELDEYEQLTMQLELTKEEDYMPKPLGSDFLEPEEVGPSTGPTRPRRGQARRGRPRRDFQRDILPGLVSLSRHEVTEDIQIFGGLMKATGHTWNVGLTRRNGTRGRRKSVAVSIEPPTAATPPLPPPPPPPLTEVVGLEERSLTGWGKTTRRPRRQRCAAGSSSVAVQLT; this is translated from the exons ATGGGAACAGAAGTACACTGCAAAAGTTCTTTTGAAGGGTGTCACTCCATGAGGGATGTTAATGAGGACTCCAATAGTAGCAGCTGGTCTGTTTTTTACGGAGATAAACCGTTGACGCCTAATGTCGGTCATTATTACAACGGTTTCATACCGAGGACCGTTTCAGATGCATATCCAGGGTGTGACAAGGAAGCACTTAAACAAAAAATGCTTGAACATGAAGCCACCTTCAAGGAACAG GTTTTTGAACTTCATCGTCTTTATAGAAGACAACGAGACATGATGGAAGAAGTTAAAAGAAATGGGTACCATAAGCATCGGATTTCTATTGACACGTCATCATCTTCAAGTCTCTTACCGTCACAAAAGCCTTACGAAGATGGCCACAAATGGCAAATACCGAGCTTTCCGTTGACCAACTCCAGTTCCGTTAGACCATCGATTTTTGGAGTAGAGATAAATACTAATTCACCTTTAAGTTGTTCAAAAgggaatgataatagtaataattatagttCAAAGGATTTTGAAATCATGGATTGCAGTAGACCTTCAAAAGTTAGAAAAAAGTTGTTCGATCTTGAACTGCCACCTGATGAGAACATTGATCATGAGGAACAAGTGGAAATTCAATATAAACAGGCTTCAGCTGAATCGAGTTATAAAGATACTTCACCGGGTCAATGTATTAGGGGTTCTAATGGATTGGCTGATCTTAATGAACCCGTTAACGTTGAAGAAGCAATGGCTCATGGGTTGGTTGATGGTATTGGTCCCTCGGTTAAACCATGTGGGTCACCGTTTCTTGGGTCGGTTCATAATCTCTCTCAAAGTGGACGGCCTAGCGGCGCTTTTAACCATTTAGCGATCAATGGAAAAAGCAATGGAAGAAATTGGTTATCAAATGTCCGTGAACAAG CAAATAACAGAAGCAATGCGAACTTCACGCCAGGAACGTatcccgaaattcaaccaagacttcAAGATCATTCCCGTTTTAACCATACCTCGTTACCGTTTCTGACTTCGCGTACACCTACATCATACCAGTACACAGATGTGGGAAATTCTTGGGGAAAATCGAATGGTTGTTTGACCCAAACGTTGACCTCATTTAAGAAACAACCTTCGTCTCAACAAAGTCATCCGGTTTTCGGAGATAAATTGCGTACTAATGGATTTTCTACACCAAATGGAATTTACCGTGGGTCGTCATCTGGGTTAAAAGATCCATATGTTCGTCTGCCTTCTGGTGGTAATGATAACCTACATTGCAGTAATTTTGATGATAGGTCAAAAAAGTTCTTCAAAGGTTCAAACTTTATCGATTTGACTGATAGCACCAAAGGCATTGACTTGAATACCGACAGCTATAGTGCAAAAAAATGCGATCAAACAGTACCGTCATGGCTTCAAGCCAAACCAGCGATATGTAAAAATGATACTTTgggtaataatacaaagatttCGGTTTTTGGGAGTACTTGTGTTGCGAAAAACGATTCTTCGTCACTGGCATCCACGTCAGCGTCCCTTCGTTGTCTTGAAAGTggaaaaataaaaacagaaatgGAACACAAAGGATTTGATATCAATGTGGCTTATGTGGAAGCTTGTAATGTTGAGAAAAAAACCGACACAGAAATTGAGAAAATCAAGAATCATTTTGACTTAAATTCGTGTTTGACTGACGAGGACGATATTCAACTACCCGAGTCGGTCAAAGGTTCAAGCGAGAACACAAAGAAGAAAAATATCGACATAAATTTAATCGCCGAGGAAGAAGAAGCCGTCGATGAGGTCATAAAAACCGATGATTTTGACGACGAATTAATCGCCAAGGTGGCAGCTGAAGCAATAGTTGCCATGACTGGGATGTCCAGTCAGCAGGATCAAGCGGGGTCCACATCTGATGTGGCGGTTCAttctgatgatgttggtaaaaaccGTCTCTTATTATTAGTCGAGGCGACTGAAAACGCGAGGTTACGTAGTACTACCGAGTTGGATGAATATGAACAGTTGACTATGCAATTAGAGTTGACTAAAGAAGAAGATTACATGCCAAAGCCTTTGGGTTCTGATTTCCTGGAACCAGAAGAGGTGGGCCCGTCGACTGGCCCGACCCGGCCCAGAAGAGGTCAAGCGAGACGTGGTAGGCCCAGGAGGGACTTCCAAAGGGACATCCTTCCCGGGCTGGTTTCACTTTCGAGGCACGAAGTAACCGAAGATATTCAAATATTCGGTGGGTTAATGAAAGCTACAGGGCATACATGGAACGTCGGATTGACTAGGAGGAACGGAACAAGGGGAAGACGGAAGTCTGTGGCGGTCTCTATTGAGCCGCCTACTGCCGCCACTCCACCGCTGCCTCCGCCACCACCGCCGCCGTTGACGGAGGTGGTGGGATTGGAGGAAAGAAGTTTAACGGGGTGGGGTAAGACGACTAGACGACCTAGAAGACAACGATGTGCTGCGGGTAGTAGCTCTGTGGCTGTTCAGTTAACGTAA
- the LOC139871979 gene encoding uncharacterized protein isoform X1, which produces MGTEVHCKSSFEGCHSMRDVNEDSNSSSWSVFYGDKPLTPNVGHYYNGFIPRTVSDAYPGCDKEALKQKMLEHEATFKEQVNRVEGNYKASTFAVKFISTSESNLLQKNNDQVFELHRLYRRQRDMMEEVKRNGYHKHRISIDTSSSSSLLPSQKPYEDGHKWQIPSFPLTNSSSVRPSIFGVEINTNSPLSCSKGNDNSNNYSSKDFEIMDCSRPSKVRKKLFDLELPPDENIDHEEQVEIQYKQASAESSYKDTSPGQCIRGSNGLADLNEPVNVEEAMAHGLVDGIGPSVKPCGSPFLGSVHNLSQSGRPSGAFNHLAINGKSNGRNWLSNVREQANNRSNANFTPGTYPEIQPRLQDHSRFNHTSLPFLTSRTPTSYQYTDVGNSWGKSNGCLTQTLTSFKKQPSSQQSHPVFGDKLRTNGFSTPNGIYRGSSSGLKDPYVRLPSGGNDNLHCSNFDDRSKKFFKGSNFIDLTDSTKGIDLNTDSYSAKKCDQTVPSWLQAKPAICKNDTLGNNTKISVFGSTCVAKNDSSSLASTSASLRCLESGKIKTEMEHKGFDINVAYVEACNVEKKTDTEIEKIKNHFDLNSCLTDEDDIQLPESVKGSSENTKKKNIDINLIAEEEEAVDEVIKTDDFDDELIAKVAAEAIVAMTGMSSQQDQAGSTSDVAVHSDDVGKNRLLLLVEATENARLRSTTELDEYEQLTMQLELTKEEDYMPKPLGSDFLEPEEVGPSTGPTRPRRGQARRGRPRRDFQRDILPGLVSLSRHEVTEDIQIFGGLMKATGHTWNVGLTRRNGTRGRRKSVAVSIEPPTAATPPLPPPPPPPLTEVVGLEERSLTGWGKTTRRPRRQRCAAGSSSVAVQLT; this is translated from the exons ATGGGAACAGAAGTACACTGCAAAAGTTCTTTTGAAGGGTGTCACTCCATGAGGGATGTTAATGAGGACTCCAATAGTAGCAGCTGGTCTGTTTTTTACGGAGATAAACCGTTGACGCCTAATGTCGGTCATTATTACAACGGTTTCATACCGAGGACCGTTTCAGATGCATATCCAGGGTGTGACAAGGAAGCACTTAAACAAAAAATGCTTGAACATGAAGCCACCTTCAAGGAACAG GTAAATAGAGTAGAAGGAAactataaagcttcaacctttgcagTCAAATTTATATCTACATCAGAGTCTAATCTATTGCAAAAAAACAACGATCAGGTTTTTGAACTTCATCGTCTTTATAGAAGACAACGAGACATGATGGAAGAAGTTAAAAGAAATGGGTACCATAAGCATCGGATTTCTATTGACACGTCATCATCTTCAAGTCTCTTACCGTCACAAAAGCCTTACGAAGATGGCCACAAATGGCAAATACCGAGCTTTCCGTTGACCAACTCCAGTTCCGTTAGACCATCGATTTTTGGAGTAGAGATAAATACTAATTCACCTTTAAGTTGTTCAAAAgggaatgataatagtaataattatagttCAAAGGATTTTGAAATCATGGATTGCAGTAGACCTTCAAAAGTTAGAAAAAAGTTGTTCGATCTTGAACTGCCACCTGATGAGAACATTGATCATGAGGAACAAGTGGAAATTCAATATAAACAGGCTTCAGCTGAATCGAGTTATAAAGATACTTCACCGGGTCAATGTATTAGGGGTTCTAATGGATTGGCTGATCTTAATGAACCCGTTAACGTTGAAGAAGCAATGGCTCATGGGTTGGTTGATGGTATTGGTCCCTCGGTTAAACCATGTGGGTCACCGTTTCTTGGGTCGGTTCATAATCTCTCTCAAAGTGGACGGCCTAGCGGCGCTTTTAACCATTTAGCGATCAATGGAAAAAGCAATGGAAGAAATTGGTTATCAAATGTCCGTGAACAAG CAAATAACAGAAGCAATGCGAACTTCACGCCAGGAACGTatcccgaaattcaaccaagacttcAAGATCATTCCCGTTTTAACCATACCTCGTTACCGTTTCTGACTTCGCGTACACCTACATCATACCAGTACACAGATGTGGGAAATTCTTGGGGAAAATCGAATGGTTGTTTGACCCAAACGTTGACCTCATTTAAGAAACAACCTTCGTCTCAACAAAGTCATCCGGTTTTCGGAGATAAATTGCGTACTAATGGATTTTCTACACCAAATGGAATTTACCGTGGGTCGTCATCTGGGTTAAAAGATCCATATGTTCGTCTGCCTTCTGGTGGTAATGATAACCTACATTGCAGTAATTTTGATGATAGGTCAAAAAAGTTCTTCAAAGGTTCAAACTTTATCGATTTGACTGATAGCACCAAAGGCATTGACTTGAATACCGACAGCTATAGTGCAAAAAAATGCGATCAAACAGTACCGTCATGGCTTCAAGCCAAACCAGCGATATGTAAAAATGATACTTTgggtaataatacaaagatttCGGTTTTTGGGAGTACTTGTGTTGCGAAAAACGATTCTTCGTCACTGGCATCCACGTCAGCGTCCCTTCGTTGTCTTGAAAGTggaaaaataaaaacagaaatgGAACACAAAGGATTTGATATCAATGTGGCTTATGTGGAAGCTTGTAATGTTGAGAAAAAAACCGACACAGAAATTGAGAAAATCAAGAATCATTTTGACTTAAATTCGTGTTTGACTGACGAGGACGATATTCAACTACCCGAGTCGGTCAAAGGTTCAAGCGAGAACACAAAGAAGAAAAATATCGACATAAATTTAATCGCCGAGGAAGAAGAAGCCGTCGATGAGGTCATAAAAACCGATGATTTTGACGACGAATTAATCGCCAAGGTGGCAGCTGAAGCAATAGTTGCCATGACTGGGATGTCCAGTCAGCAGGATCAAGCGGGGTCCACATCTGATGTGGCGGTTCAttctgatgatgttggtaaaaaccGTCTCTTATTATTAGTCGAGGCGACTGAAAACGCGAGGTTACGTAGTACTACCGAGTTGGATGAATATGAACAGTTGACTATGCAATTAGAGTTGACTAAAGAAGAAGATTACATGCCAAAGCCTTTGGGTTCTGATTTCCTGGAACCAGAAGAGGTGGGCCCGTCGACTGGCCCGACCCGGCCCAGAAGAGGTCAAGCGAGACGTGGTAGGCCCAGGAGGGACTTCCAAAGGGACATCCTTCCCGGGCTGGTTTCACTTTCGAGGCACGAAGTAACCGAAGATATTCAAATATTCGGTGGGTTAATGAAAGCTACAGGGCATACATGGAACGTCGGATTGACTAGGAGGAACGGAACAAGGGGAAGACGGAAGTCTGTGGCGGTCTCTATTGAGCCGCCTACTGCCGCCACTCCACCGCTGCCTCCGCCACCACCGCCGCCGTTGACGGAGGTGGTGGGATTGGAGGAAAGAAGTTTAACGGGGTGGGGTAAGACGACTAGACGACCTAGAAGACAACGATGTGCTGCGGGTAGTAGCTCTGTGGCTGTTCAGTTAACGTAA